ATTTTTTCTCTGGACATTTTGCGGCATGGCCGACACAGTGTCATTTCGACTTGATTGCGGCAGTAGCCGCCTGGCTGATGGCGCAATAGTCGCATGGCCTGGGTCGCTTTGCTGTTTCTTCGGGCGTGGTGTGATGACAGATCGCATGAACGGACAGGACCTCGAGGACCTCTATGTCAGGCTTGCCGACAAGCTGACGGCGGCAGGCGACGATTATCCGGCGGTGCTCTCGCGCCTTGTTCTGTTGATGATGAATCATATTGGAGCGCGTGATCTGCTCGCAGG
This genomic interval from Bradyrhizobium sp. NP1 contains the following:
- a CDS encoding DUF2783 domain-containing protein, which encodes MADTVSFRLDCGSSRLADGAIVAWPGSLCCFFGRGVMTDRMNGQDLEDLYVRLADKLTAAGDDYPAVLSRLVLLMMNHIGARDLLAGFIDEAADIKTTAVTQ